One Entomomonas asaccharolytica DNA segment encodes these proteins:
- a CDS encoding SDR family NAD(P)-dependent oxidoreductase: MTNIVFITGATSGFGRATARRFAKAGWTLILTGRRAERLEALKQELSQVPVHIIQLDVRDADAVKKAVAELPTEFKQIKALINNAGLALAPEPAQKVALEDWHTMIDTNVTGLVNVTHSLLPTLIATGAGASIINLGSIAGQWPYPGSHVYGASKAFVKQFSYNLRCDLIGTGVRVTDIAPGLAETEFTLVRTKGDQQASDNLYRGTAPLQAEDIAEQIYHIATLPNHINYNRVEIMPVRQAWSAFTIDRD; this comes from the coding sequence ATGACAAATATTGTTTTTATTACAGGAGCTACCTCAGGCTTCGGTCGTGCTACAGCTCGTCGCTTTGCCAAAGCAGGTTGGACATTAATTCTCACTGGTCGTAGAGCAGAACGTTTAGAAGCACTTAAACAAGAGTTGAGCCAAGTACCAGTACATATCATTCAACTTGATGTACGTGATGCTGATGCAGTGAAAAAAGCCGTAGCAGAACTACCCACTGAATTTAAGCAAATTAAAGCCCTAATTAACAATGCTGGTTTAGCCTTAGCCCCTGAGCCCGCCCAAAAGGTGGCATTAGAAGATTGGCATACGATGATTGATACCAATGTAACAGGTTTAGTAAACGTTACTCACAGCTTACTACCGACCCTTATTGCAACAGGGGCAGGTGCTTCCATTATCAACCTAGGTTCAATTGCAGGCCAATGGCCTTACCCAGGCAGCCATGTGTATGGTGCGAGTAAAGCGTTTGTTAAACAATTTAGCTATAACCTACGTTGTGATTTAATAGGTACAGGCGTCCGAGTAACCGATATTGCACCAGGACTTGCTGAAACTGAATTTACTTTAGTGCGTACCAAAGGCGATCAACAGGCCTCTGATAATTTATACCGTGGTACTGCACCACTACAAGCAGAAGATATTGCTGAGCAAATTTATCATATTGCTACCTTACCCAACCATATTAACTACAATCGGGTGGAAATTATGCCTGTGCGTCAAGCATGGTCAGCCTTCACTATTGATCGTGACTAA
- the rpmG gene encoding 50S ribosomal protein L33: MRELIRLVSSAGTGHFYTTDKNKRTTPDKIEIKKFDPVVRKHVIYKEAKIK; the protein is encoded by the coding sequence ATGCGTGAATTAATTCGTTTAGTTTCAAGTGCTGGTACAGGTCATTTCTATACAACTGACAAAAACAAGCGTACTACGCCAGATAAAATTGAAATCAAAAAATTTGATCCTGTGGTTCGTAAACACGTGATCTATAAAGAAGCTAAAATTAAATAA